The sequence below is a genomic window from Flavobacterium lipolyticum.
GCCTTTTGCGTGTTCGATTTTATCAGCAATACGGGTGTAAAATTCAGATTCGTTAATTAGGCCCTGATTGATTTGGAACAGGTTAGCAAAATATTCTGTTACTCCTTCGTACATCCATAAATGCTCCGACATTTTTGGGGCATTGTAATCAAAAAACTGAATTTCTTTAGAGTGAATAGTTAACGGAGTTACGATGTGAAAAAATTCATGCGAAACTACATCTTTCATTGATTCTACCAGTTTTTCTTTAGGCATAGATTCCGGTAAAACAACTGTTGTAGCGGTTGGATGTTCCAATGCTCCAAAACCGTGGGCATCATCCTTAGCCATACTTGAGAGATACAAAAGAACAGTATACTTTTTGTTAGCATTTACTTTGCCTAAAAAGTTTTTCTGCGCTGTCATCATCGTCTTCATTTCAGGAGTGATGCTTTCGGCTGTAAACTTTCCGGTTGGAGAATAAACGGCGATTAAAATATCCATTCCATTTACGTTGAAAGTCGTATAATCAGGTTTAGAGTACATGATCGGATTTTCGACTAAAACAGCATAGCGGGAAGTGGTAAAAACGTCACTTGTTTTGCTTGCATCTTCGTCTGTCATTGAAGTGGCTCCCCAAAGTGTTTCAGGATGTGTTACTGTAACTTTATACGGAATTTCTAGTTTATCCTGAAAGTAACCTACAAAACCGTGTGTGTTAACTAAGAAATTAACGCCCGCATTGATATTTGTTCCGGCAGGAGAAAATACGTCATCATTTCCAAATCCCGTTCCTTTTTCAGTATCAAAAGTATCTCCTACCCAATAGGTTACTTTTTTTAATTTTTTTGCATCTGAAATAGACCAGGAGTTGTCATCAATTCTTTTTACCGTTAATTCATTTCCTTTGGCATCAAAGGCTTTAAAATCACCTGAAAATTTACCGTAATTATCTGTAGAATAAGTTCCCGGAACCGTTTTTGGGATGCTGTAAATTACTTCGTCAGTTTTTATTTGCGGAGGGGTTACCGTTACCAGAACTTTGTCGTCTTTTACATCAACAAGATTAATGTTTACGTCTACAACATTGTTTTTTGCGGTACTGGAGGAACTCCCGGTTTTACAGCTCCAAAGTGTAACTGCCAGAGCTAGGGTGTAAAGTATTTTTTTCATTTCTTCATATTTGGTTATTGCTATTTGACTCGCAAAAGGTAAAAAAGTTACATTTCGGTTAAAAATAAAAAAAAAACTCCTGGATTTCAGGAGTTCTATCTTAATCTAGTTTGTTTTTTATATAATATTTGCCATCCAAATCTTCGTCAAAATCATCTATTTTAACTGGCTTTGGTTTTGGTTTATTTGCAATGGCCTTTTTTTTCCACATCTCAAATTTCTCAAGGGGCATTTTCTTCTTCATGATTTCCAGAATTTCTTTTTCTGCCAATCCAAATTCCTTTTTTATGATTTCAAATGGATTTTTTTCTTCTAAGGCTAACGAAACAATTTTTTCAGTTTGTTCCCAATTCAATTCTTTGCGGTTACTCTTTTTCATCACGTGAAAATTAATTCAAAATAGAGGTTAATGATTAATAGATTGATTTTCAATTTAAGTATCAATATTAATAAAAAAAATAATTAGTTGGTTCGATGAATGCTGTTTTTTTTAATGATTTTAACTGTTTTTTGCTGATCTCGATTTTTGAAACGGTATTTTTAATAGATTTTTCAAATTGTTGTTTTCTTCAACAGCCATGTGGGTATCTACGCCATAGATTATTTTGTCTTTGGGTAAAGTGGTGAAAGTACCAAACAGACGATCCCAAACCGAAAAAATGTTGCCATAATTACTGTCTGTATACGGCAGAACGTAATGATGATGTACTTTGTGCATATTGGGAGAAACGATAAAATAACTCAGTAAAGTGTCTAGTTTTTGAGGCAATGATATATTGGCATGAGTAAACTGCGTAGAAATAACAGACAAGGTTTGGTATAGAAAAACCATCCACATTGGGCTTCCGATGATTAAAACCCCAAGGGTTGTAAAGATAAATCGGATGATGCTTTCGCCGGGGTGATGCCGATTTGCAGATGTAGTGTCAATCCAGGTATCGGTGTGATGTACAAGATGAAAACGCCATAAAAATTTGAACCTGTGCTGTACATAATGAGGAGTATACGCACCAATTAAATCCAACAAGAGCAAACCGATGATGGTGTAAAGCCAAAGTGGTAAAGCAGGTAACCATTGCAGCAGTCCAAAGTGGTTTTCAACGGTCCAGTTTGCAGTTTTAATTAAAATAAAAGCCAAAACAAAATTGACAATTATGGTAGTGAAAGTCAGGAAAAAATTGATTCCGGCATGCTGCCATTTTCGATAGTGCATCTGGAAAAGAGGAAAGGTATTTTCGATCATCCAAAAAAAGGTAATTCCTCCAACCAGAATTAAGCTTCTGTGTGAAGACGGAATTGTACTGAAATAGGCAATAATATCATTCATAAGGTTGTATTAGAGTGATACAAAATAAGGGGGATTCAGATTGTTGAAGCATACGAATAAATGTAAGTTCTTCCGAAAAAAGAAAAGAGAAAACCGAATAGAAGTATATTTGATTTTCTCTTTTATGATAGTTATAAGCAAAGATTTATGCTTTCTTGATTAAGCTGATAATGAACAGTAAGATCCAGGCTCCTCCAACAGCAATTATAATTTGCCAAAGAAGTCCGCCACCACCGATACCTAATTTACCGGCAATCCAGCCGCCAATAATACCGCCAACAATTCCTACGACGATATTACCCAATAATCCAAAACCTGCACCTTTCCAGATCTGACCTGCAAGCCATCCTGATATGGCACCAATAAGTAAAAAATATAAAAATTCCATATGATAATTTTTTGAGGTTAAAGAGAGTTGATTAAGCTTCGGCGTGATTTTGCAGTAAGGTTTTATATATGAAACCTGCTACAATAGCACCCAAAATTGGAGCTGCCCAAAACAGCCAGACTTGAGAAAGCGGCTCTCCACCAACAAAAATGGCCTGAGATAATGATCTTGCGGGATTTACAGAAGTGTTGGTAATTGGAATACTGATTAGGTGTATTAAGGTTAGAGCAAAACCAATTGCAACACCCGCAAATCTTCCGTTGGCAAATTTATCTGTAGCTCCTAAAATTACTAATAAGAAAAACAATGTTAGTACAAACTCAGCGATAAAAGCAGATTGCAAGGAATATCCGTCAGGGGAGAAGGCTCCAAAACCATTAGAAGCAAAAGCTCCCGCTTTGGTATTATCAATGGCAAAACCTGCTTTTCCTGATGCAATGGTGAATAAAGTTCCTGCGGCTGCAAGAGCACCAACGCATTGTGCAACTATGTAAGGAATTAAGTCTTTTGCAGGAAATCTGCCGCCTGCCCATAAACCAAATGAAACAGCCGGATTAAAGTGGCCTCCTGAAATATGTCCTACGGCATAAGCCATTGTAAGTACGGTTAAACCAAAAGCCAGTGCAACACCTGCAAATCCGATTCCTAAGTCGGGAATTCCGGCTGCGAAAATTGCGCTTCCGCAACCTCCAAAAACCAGCCAAAAAGTTCCAAAAAACTCTGCAAATAATTTTTTCATAATAAATAGTTTTAATTAATAGTTGATTGTTAAAAAGTATATTGGTATGCCCAAAAAATCAAGACAATCTGAATGGGCAAGCGTAGAAACAAAATCCACTTGGGTAAACCAAAACTTGCTTTTTTATTCTGATACATATAAAGATTGGAAGGGAATACAGCAATTAAAGTAGCTATAATTCCCCATGCACCAAAATGAGAGGTAACAGGAATCAGGAGGAGTATGCCGAAGATAACTTCGGCAACACCACTTAAAATATTTATTAATTTAGGATTTGAAAAAAATGAAGGAATGATCTTTAAGTACATTCCCGGTTTTCTGAAATGATTTAATCCGGCAATAATATAGAGCGAAGCCATTAAATACAAATGCCAGGGTAAATTCATGATAAATAGGATTGTTTATCACGAATTTATAAAAAAATTAACAATTATTGCACTACAAGAGGCTTTTTTTTAGAGTGTTTCTAAATTAACTGTTCTTGCGTTTGAAATTTACATTCATAATAACAATGGCTAAAATGATTAGAATAATTCCAATCCATTGTGAAAGAATTACTTCTTCATTTAATAAAACGTAGGCCATGGTTACCGAAACTGGCAGTTCAAGGGCAGAAACAATACTTCCAAGACCAATTCCCGTTAATGGAAATCCAAGATTCATTAACATCGGAGGAATGATAGTTCCGAATAAAGCCAATACGATTCCCCATTTTGCAAAAATAGCAAGATTAAAAGGAGTAACCTGTGTCGCCAAGGCAAATGAAAATACGATAATGGCACCTCCAAACAGCATGTACAAACTACGTTGTGCCGACGAGATTTCGGTCGCAACGCGATTGGCTGTAAACATAGTAGTGGTAAAAGAAGCAGCGGCTAACATTCCCCAAACAAGTCCTCTCCAGTCCAGTTCGATTTCGTTGTGTAGAATATTAGTGGCTAAAACAGTACCTATAAGAACGATAAATACCGAAAAGACCTTTTGTTTGGAAGGTAATTTCTTTTCTAAGATCATTTCAAGTAAAACTCCTATCCAGACTGTTTGCATTAGTAAAACGATACCAATTGAAACAGGGATATATTTTACAGCCAAATAATAAAACAAACTCGTCATTCCTAATGAAGTACCGGCAAGCATTAAGCTGAATATGTTTTTTGGAGTTGCTTTCACAACATTGTCTTTATGTTTTAGTTTTTGGAACGTATTGATTAGTAAAATACCAATGATTCCTAATACAAATTGAGAGGTAGTTACTTCGGCAGTAGTATATCCTTCTGTGTAGGCCATTTTTACGAAAGTGGCTAACATTCCATAAGTTGTAGCTCCTAAGGCTACTAAAAATACTCCTTTTAATACATTGTTTTGTGACATCTTAATCTGTTTATTTTAAAAAATTTAAGCCGGCAAAGGTAAGCTATTTTGTTTAGGATTTAATAGAAAATATTCAGAAACGTTGTGATTGCGTTTATTTCGTTCTTTTCGTGAGGTTTAAAATTGAAGATTTGACAGGATGGTATAAAATAAAAAACCACCACAAAATATATCGTGGTGGTTGATTTTAAGTCCGGTAAGGTACTTTGAATTACTTTACTGGCTGCTCTTTATAAGTTTCGATTTCAAAGATTAAAGTGGCGTTTGGCGGAATTACACCTCCGGCACCTTTTTCTCCGTAAGCTAGATTAGAAGGAAGGAAGAATATAGCTTTTTCTCCATCTGTCATCATGTCTAAAGCTTCAATAAAACCAGGAATCATTCCGTCTTTTTTACCTACAACAAAAGGGAATGCTTTGTATCCTTTTTGGGCATCACGGTTGGCATCGTATTTACCATAAGCTTTCGCTACGGTAGAGATACTACTGTCAAAGAGATTTCCATCTTCAAAATATCCTGCATAGTGAAAGTAAATGTTAGATCCGTCAGCTCCTTTAACGCCTGTTCCTTTTTGTGTAACGACATATTTTAAACCGGAAGCTGTTGCAGTAGCTTTCGCTTTTGTAGCGGCAAAATAAGCTGCTTTTTCAGTAATCACTTTTTGAGATTCTGCTTTTTTTACATCTTGTTTTTTTGCATCTTCAGCAAGTACTTTTACAGCATCAAATTTTTTGGCTGCAGCACCTTTGCGTGTAATGGTAATTTTAGTCATAATATCGTCCTGAACAATTTTATTAACATTGTCCATTCCCGAAACTACATGCCCAAAAATAGTATGTTTACCGTTTAACCACGGTGTATCTTTATGTGTGATGAAAAACTGACTTCCGTTTGTAGCAGGACCTGAATTCGCCATTGCTAAAACTCCGCCCTTTTCAAATTTCAATTCTGGTACAAATTCGTCTTTAAATGCATATCCGGGACCTCCTGTACCATTTCCGTCAGGATCTCCACCCTGAATCATGAAATCATTGATTACTCGGTGAAATTTCAATCCGTCGTAAAAGGGTTTACCTTTAAGTTTTTCCACTTTAACGTTTGGGTTCGTGCCTTCTGCCAACGAGATAAAGTTAGCCACAGTTACCGGTGTTTTTACATATTCTAAAGAAACTACAATATCTCCTTTTGTGGTGGCTATTGTGGCAAAAATGCCTTCGCCAGGATTGGTTTTAGGGGCTGTTTTTGCTGCTGTAGTTGCTGTTTTTGGCTTTGGTTTGGCTACTGGTTTTTTGGTAGCCTGAGCCTGAATATTTACAACTGCCAGGCAAAATAAAAATAGAAATTTAAACTTCATGATGTTCCGAATTTAAGTCTATAATGTTTTTTAAAAATGAATTATTGAGGTTTTTCTAATAATTGAATTTCGAAAATAATATTAGCATTTGGAGGAATTACTCCGCCGGCACCGGTTGCTCCGTAAGCCAGATGTGCAGGAATAAAAAGTACTGCTTTGTCTCCAAAAGAAAGTTGCTCAATTCCTTCAATAAAACCGGGAATCATTCCGTCTTTACGGCCTGCCTGGAAAGGAATTGGCTGGTATCCGTGTGCTTCGGCTCTTGCAGCATCAAATTTTCCGAAAGCTTTATTAACTTCTTCTACGCTTGAATCAAATAAAGTACCGTCTTCTAAAAAGCCTGAATAATTGATGTACAACTGAGCTCCTGTAGCCGGTTTTTTACCTGTTCCTTTTTCAGTGATTACAAATTCTAGCCCTGAATTGGTTTTGGTCGCTTTAGGTTTAATAGAGGCTAAATACGCTACTTTTTCTTTTTGTACACCAGCGTATTTCCCTTTTTCCTTAGCAATTTCAGAGAAATAATCGTGAAATACTTTTATGGCATCAAACTTTTTGGCAGCTTCACCGTTTCTGATAATTTTTACCGAAACAATTTTGTCGTCTTGTTTGATCTGATTTACCACTTCCTGTCCTTTTTCAACCACATGACCAAAAATAGTGTGTTTCCCGTCTAACCATGGAGTCTCAACATGTGTGATGAAGAACTGACTGCTGTTTGTAGCCGGACCATTGTTCGCCATTGCTAAAACACCAGCTTTGTCAAATTTTAAATCGGTGATCTCATCTTTAAATCGGTATCCTGCATCACCAGAACCAGTTCCTTCAGGATCTCCGGTCTGAATCATAAAATTTTCAATAACTCTGTGAAATTTCAATCCGTCGTAAAAAGGTTTTCCTTTTAGGTAATCTTTAGTAACAAACTCGCTTTTACCTTCGGCTAAAGTTACAAAATTAGCTACTGTAACAGGTGCTTTTTTGTAATCCAATTCAACAATAATGTGTCCTTTATTGGTTTCAATATCCGCATATAAACCATCAGGCAGGTTGCTGTGTTCGTCTTTACAAGAGAATAATGAACTAACGGCAAGTAATACTAGTAGAATACTTTTTTTCATTTTTAAAAGGTTGTTTTTATGGGTTTAAGGTATCTTTTTTAGCTTGGGTTACAGTTTTAGGAGCTGTTGTTTTAGGGGTTTGTGCAGCTGTAGTTGTTGGATTAGCAGCTGGATCCGGTACAAAGTTACGAAGTGTAACAGTACACATTAAGGATTGATTGGGTCCTATTTTTTTATTGTCTCCATGATATCCGTAGGCGATATGCGAAGGGAATAAGAAAGTCACGGTTTCGTTTTTATGCATCATTTTTATACCGTCACGCAATCCCATCATAATGTCTTGCTTGTCTACATAATAGGTTTGTGGACCCAGATCGGCTTCAGAATAGATTATTTTGCCATTGATATCTTTTATTTCCAGATTAAAATAAGCGATATCTCCTTTTTTAGGAGTCTGAAGATCAGTTTCATTTCGTTCGTCATAATACAGCCAGTATCCTTTTCGGGTGGCATAGTATTTTGTTTTCGGATTGCTTTTGATTATTTTTTTGATAACATCCTCTTCATTGGCTACTAATTTTTTATTTCGATCGGCTGATTTTTTCATAAAAGTACCGGAGGCCTGAGAAATAGGTCTTCTGGCATCTTCATGTTGTTTACAGCTAACCAATAAAACAGCAAAAAGTAGGGCGCAACTGCTTCGTTTTAAGTAGTTCATATTTGGGTTATATTTCTAGTTTGTTTACTAAATCTTCAAATTTTTTCAAAGTTTCTTCCATTGAAGTCTCTGATTTTCCTCCCGCTGCATTACTGTGTCCGCCGCCATTAAAATGATCTCTTGCAAACTGGTTTACATCAAATCCTCCTTGTGAACGGAAAGAGATTTTAATGATTTTTTCGTCTTTATTTTCGATAAAAATAGCAGTAAAAACAATACCTTTTATACTTAATCCGTAATTAACAATACCTTCTGTGTCGCCTTTTACATAATGGAATGCGTCCAGTTCGTCCTGAGTAAGCGAAGTATAA
It includes:
- a CDS encoding peptidase M61, which produces MKKILYTLALAVTLWSCKTGSSSSTAKNNVVDVNINLVDVKDDKVLVTVTPPQIKTDEVIYSIPKTVPGTYSTDNYGKFSGDFKAFDAKGNELTVKRIDDNSWSISDAKKLKKVTYWVGDTFDTEKGTGFGNDDVFSPAGTNINAGVNFLVNTHGFVGYFQDKLEIPYKVTVTHPETLWGATSMTDEDASKTSDVFTTSRYAVLVENPIMYSKPDYTTFNVNGMDILIAVYSPTGKFTAESITPEMKTMMTAQKNFLGKVNANKKYTVLLYLSSMAKDDAHGFGALEHPTATTVVLPESMPKEKLVESMKDVVSHEFFHIVTPLTIHSKEIQFFDYNAPKMSEHLWMYEGVTEYFANLFQINQGLINESEFYTRIADKIEHAKGLNDTMSFTVMSKNVLDQPYKDQYLNVYQKGALIGMCIDIIIREKSNGERGILDLMHKLSNEYGIEKPFNDNELFAKVTELTYPEVGEFLNKYVAGTTPIPYDFYLAKVGVAKASEKAPAPVFIKGQAPYIGVDKATKAINVRSNIDLNVFFTNLNLKGGDIILTVNDKAYNFDNIYDLIGESDNWKENDPITIKIKRAGVEQTIKGTVKIPFEEKETFKATDASKEKLKNAWLKG
- a CDS encoding DUF2805 domain-containing protein, producing the protein MKKSNRKELNWEQTEKIVSLALEEKNPFEIIKKEFGLAEKEILEIMKKKMPLEKFEMWKKKAIANKPKPKPVKIDDFDEDLDGKYYIKNKLD
- a CDS encoding sterol desaturase family protein; the encoded protein is MNDIIAYFSTIPSSHRSLILVGGITFFWMIENTFPLFQMHYRKWQHAGINFFLTFTTIIVNFVLAFILIKTANWTVENHFGLLQWLPALPLWLYTIIGLLLLDLIGAYTPHYVQHRFKFLWRFHLVHHTDTWIDTTSANRHHPGESIIRFIFTTLGVLIIGSPMWMVFLYQTLSVISTQFTHANISLPQKLDTLLSYFIVSPNMHKVHHHYVLPYTDSNYGNIFSVWDRLFGTFTTLPKDKIIYGVDTHMAVEENNNLKNLLKIPFQKSRSAKNS
- a CDS encoding GlsB/YeaQ/YmgE family stress response membrane protein, which codes for MEFLYFLLIGAISGWLAGQIWKGAGFGLLGNIVVGIVGGIIGGWIAGKLGIGGGGLLWQIIIAVGGAWILLFIISLIKKA
- the aqpZ gene encoding aquaporin Z, whose translation is MKKLFAEFFGTFWLVFGGCGSAIFAAGIPDLGIGFAGVALAFGLTVLTMAYAVGHISGGHFNPAVSFGLWAGGRFPAKDLIPYIVAQCVGALAAAGTLFTIASGKAGFAIDNTKAGAFASNGFGAFSPDGYSLQSAFIAEFVLTLFFLLVILGATDKFANGRFAGVAIGFALTLIHLISIPITNTSVNPARSLSQAIFVGGEPLSQVWLFWAAPILGAIVAGFIYKTLLQNHAEA
- a CDS encoding DoxX family protein; protein product: MNLPWHLYLMASLYIIAGLNHFRKPGMYLKIIPSFFSNPKLINILSGVAEVIFGILLLIPVTSHFGAWGIIATLIAVFPSNLYMYQNKKASFGLPKWILFLRLPIQIVLIFWAYQYTF
- a CDS encoding EamA family transporter, producing MSQNNVLKGVFLVALGATTYGMLATFVKMAYTEGYTTAEVTTSQFVLGIIGILLINTFQKLKHKDNVVKATPKNIFSLMLAGTSLGMTSLFYYLAVKYIPVSIGIVLLMQTVWIGVLLEMILEKKLPSKQKVFSVFIVLIGTVLATNILHNEIELDWRGLVWGMLAAASFTTTMFTANRVATEISSAQRSLYMLFGGAIIVFSFALATQVTPFNLAIFAKWGIVLALFGTIIPPMLMNLGFPLTGIGLGSIVSALELPVSVTMAYVLLNEEVILSQWIGIILIILAIVIMNVNFKRKNS
- a CDS encoding peptidylprolyl isomerase, whose translation is MKFKFLFLFCLAVVNIQAQATKKPVAKPKPKTATTAAKTAPKTNPGEGIFATIATTKGDIVVSLEYVKTPVTVANFISLAEGTNPNVKVEKLKGKPFYDGLKFHRVINDFMIQGGDPDGNGTGGPGYAFKDEFVPELKFEKGGVLAMANSGPATNGSQFFITHKDTPWLNGKHTIFGHVVSGMDNVNKIVQDDIMTKITITRKGAAAKKFDAVKVLAEDAKKQDVKKAESQKVITEKAAYFAATKAKATATASGLKYVVTQKGTGVKGADGSNIYFHYAGYFEDGNLFDSSISTVAKAYGKYDANRDAQKGYKAFPFVVGKKDGMIPGFIEALDMMTDGEKAIFFLPSNLAYGEKGAGGVIPPNATLIFEIETYKEQPVK
- a CDS encoding peptidylprolyl isomerase gives rise to the protein MKKSILLVLLAVSSLFSCKDEHSNLPDGLYADIETNKGHIIVELDYKKAPVTVANFVTLAEGKSEFVTKDYLKGKPFYDGLKFHRVIENFMIQTGDPEGTGSGDAGYRFKDEITDLKFDKAGVLAMANNGPATNSSQFFITHVETPWLDGKHTIFGHVVEKGQEVVNQIKQDDKIVSVKIIRNGEAAKKFDAIKVFHDYFSEIAKEKGKYAGVQKEKVAYLASIKPKATKTNSGLEFVITEKGTGKKPATGAQLYINYSGFLEDGTLFDSSVEEVNKAFGKFDAARAEAHGYQPIPFQAGRKDGMIPGFIEGIEQLSFGDKAVLFIPAHLAYGATGAGGVIPPNANIIFEIQLLEKPQ
- the gldI gene encoding gliding motility-associated peptidyl-prolyl isomerase GldI, whose protein sequence is MNYLKRSSCALLFAVLLVSCKQHEDARRPISQASGTFMKKSADRNKKLVANEEDVIKKIIKSNPKTKYYATRKGYWLYYDERNETDLQTPKKGDIAYFNLEIKDINGKIIYSEADLGPQTYYVDKQDIMMGLRDGIKMMHKNETVTFLFPSHIAYGYHGDNKKIGPNQSLMCTVTLRNFVPDPAANPTTTAAQTPKTTAPKTVTQAKKDTLNP